In the Thermus thermamylovorans genome, one interval contains:
- the darG gene encoding type II toxin-antitoxin system antitoxin DNA ADP-ribosyl glycohydrolase DarG: protein MQGDLLKADVEALVNTVNTVGVMGKGVALQFKRAFPENYRAYAAACRRGEVQIGRVFVHDRGPLFRPRYILNFPTKRHWRQPSRLEYVEAGLRDLVRVVRELGIRSLALPPLGAGSGGLPWPAVRERIQAALEGLEGVEVLVFAPSPQGVTRFLSPTGKKPRLTPARAALLKLFGLYDALGETLGRLEAQKLAYFLQEAGLDLRLAFAANRYGPYAEALNHVLERLEGHYIVGFGDRTGRSRMRLKPNVLEEVLLFLADFPEADEAASRAASWIEGFESPYGLELLASVHWAVRREGARDWPGLQETLKRWNTRKARFPEAHLRVALVYLLRRGALLEGEWEAGVPGLPRDVAPVP, encoded by the coding sequence GTGCAAGGCGACCTTCTGAAAGCCGACGTGGAAGCCCTGGTCAACACCGTGAACACGGTGGGGGTCATGGGCAAGGGGGTTGCCCTGCAGTTCAAGCGGGCCTTCCCGGAGAACTACCGAGCGTACGCGGCGGCTTGCCGCCGGGGAGAGGTGCAGATCGGCCGCGTCTTCGTCCACGATCGCGGCCCCCTATTCCGTCCCCGCTACATCCTCAACTTCCCCACCAAGCGCCACTGGCGGCAGCCCTCGCGCCTTGAGTACGTGGAAGCCGGGCTGAGGGACCTGGTGCGGGTGGTCCGGGAACTGGGCATCCGCTCCCTGGCCCTTCCCCCCTTGGGGGCGGGTAGCGGCGGCCTACCCTGGCCCGCCGTCCGGGAACGCATCCAAGCGGCTTTGGAAGGTCTGGAGGGGGTAGAGGTTCTGGTCTTTGCCCCCTCGCCACAGGGGGTAACCCGCTTTCTCAGCCCCACAGGGAAAAAGCCCAGGCTCACCCCGGCCCGGGCTGCCTTGCTCAAGCTCTTTGGTCTCTACGATGCGTTGGGAGAAACCCTGGGCCGCCTCGAGGCCCAGAAGCTGGCCTACTTCCTCCAAGAAGCCGGGCTCGACCTGCGGCTGGCCTTCGCAGCAAACAGGTATGGGCCCTATGCTGAGGCTCTCAACCACGTTTTAGAGCGCTTGGAAGGCCACTACATCGTGGGTTTTGGCGACCGCACCGGGCGGTCCCGCATGCGCCTCAAGCCAAATGTTTTGGAAGAGGTCCTCCTCTTCCTGGCGGATTTCCCTGAGGCAGATGAGGCCGCCTCGCGTGCTGCTTCCTGGATAGAGGGCTTCGAAAGCCCTTATGGCCTGGAGCTTCTGGCCTCCGTGCACTGGGCGGTGCGCAGGGAGGGGGCCCGGGACTGGCCCGGCCTCCAGGAAACCCTAAAGCGCTGGAACACCCGCAAGGCCCGCTTCCCCGAAGCCCACCTGCGGGTAGCCCTCGTCTACCTCCTGCGCCGCGGAGCCCTCCTGGAGGGGGAGTGGGAGGCAGGGGTCCCCGGGCTGCCCCGGGACGTGGCCCCTGTCCCCTAA
- the darT gene encoding type II toxin-antitoxin system toxin DNA ADP-ribosyl transferase DarT: MYHLTHADNLRGILVEGGLRPKAQAPPTVQSVAYPHIQARRAGIKVPLPPGGTLHEYVPFYFCPRPPMLYALAHPRPSELPYQGGQRPILHLVSSVQRVARADLRFVFTDRHATVRYAAFLGRLEDLARLDWGTIGARNWANTKELPDRKERKQAEFLVHGLFPWELVEEIAVMDPGVAAEVRKILQAFPRAPHPPVRVRREWYY, from the coding sequence ATTTACCACCTGACCCACGCGGACAACCTTAGGGGCATCCTGGTTGAAGGAGGGCTGCGTCCTAAAGCCCAAGCTCCCCCAACGGTGCAGTCGGTGGCCTACCCCCATATCCAGGCACGTCGCGCCGGGATCAAGGTTCCCTTGCCCCCGGGGGGAACACTCCACGAGTACGTTCCCTTTTACTTCTGCCCTCGTCCTCCCATGCTTTACGCCTTGGCGCATCCCAGGCCCAGCGAGCTTCCTTACCAAGGAGGGCAGCGGCCCATCCTCCACCTGGTGAGCTCGGTCCAGCGGGTGGCGAGGGCGGACCTGAGGTTTGTCTTCACCGACCGGCACGCGACGGTGCGGTATGCCGCCTTCCTGGGGCGGCTTGAGGACCTGGCCCGCCTGGACTGGGGGACCATCGGGGCCCGGAACTGGGCGAACACGAAGGAACTCCCTGACCGGAAGGAGAGAAAGCAGGCGGAGTTCCTGGTCCACGGCCTTTTCCCCTGGGAGCTGGTGGAGGAGATCGCGGTCATGGACCCGGGAGTGGCGGCAGAGGTCCGAAAAATCCTTCAGGCCTTTCCCCGCGCCCCGCACCCCCCGGTGCGGGTGCGGCGGGAGTGGTACTATTAA
- a CDS encoding response regulator transcription factor gives MARILLVEDDPQVGELVKRFLEKEGLKVAWARAGREALERAWQGPRPDLVVLDRGLPDLEGLEVLRSLRELDPLLPVLLLTGRADEASRVEGLLEGADDYLGKPFSLKELLARIRALLRRAGKEGRRRFGPLELDLEGRKAYLEGEPLRLSATEMGLLLALAQAPGRVYTREELLERVWGPEFEGSERVVDAYVRLLRKKLGDHPRAPRFIETVVGVGYRFLGE, from the coding sequence ATGGCGCGCATTCTCCTGGTCGAGGACGACCCCCAGGTGGGGGAGTTGGTCAAGCGGTTCCTGGAAAAGGAAGGGCTGAAGGTGGCCTGGGCCCGGGCGGGGCGGGAGGCCCTGGAACGGGCCTGGCAGGGCCCAAGGCCCGACCTGGTGGTCCTGGACCGGGGGCTGCCGGACCTGGAGGGGCTGGAGGTGCTGCGGTCCCTGAGGGAACTGGACCCCCTCCTCCCCGTGCTCCTCCTCACGGGCCGCGCCGACGAGGCGAGCCGGGTGGAGGGCCTGCTGGAGGGGGCGGACGACTACCTGGGCAAGCCCTTCTCCCTGAAGGAGCTTCTGGCCCGGATCCGGGCCCTCTTGCGCCGGGCGGGCAAGGAGGGGAGGCGCCGCTTCGGCCCCCTGGAGCTGGACCTGGAGGGGCGGAAGGCCTATCTGGAAGGGGAACCCCTGAGGCTATCCGCCACGGAGATGGGCCTCCTCCTGGCCCTGGCCCAGGCCCCGGGACGGGTCTACACCCGCGAAGAGCTTCTGGAAAGGGTCTGGGGGCCGGAGTTCGAGGGTTCGGAGCGGGTGGTGGACGCCTACGTCCGCCTTCTGCGCAAGAAGCTCGGGGATCACCCCCGCGCTCCCCGGTTCATCGAGACGGTGGTGGGGGTGGGGTACCGCTTCCTGGGGGAGTAG
- a CDS encoding SagB/ThcOx family dehydrogenase, with the protein MEKHPGKLFYRLSRLSPEDRLPLRRKPKAKVYANPLETQALPPFRQEGGAPLFRALAHLQPRLPELGAALTLKDLSQVLYPLAERGGVRGFPSAGEAYPLEAYLVVRRVEGVFPGVYHYFPKEHQLFQLSSRAEEGAWSEALMGLSLAQAAALLVLTLLPERSEALFGLRGYRYALLEAGYAAGLVLLSAVGQGLFAYPAETFYDEGVARLLRLPEGEYPGVVVILGR; encoded by the coding sequence ATGGAGAAGCACCCCGGCAAGCTCTTCTACCGCCTTTCCCGCCTGAGCCCGGAGGACCGGCTGCCCCTGAGGCGCAAGCCCAAGGCCAAGGTGTACGCCAACCCCTTGGAGACCCAGGCCCTCCCCCCCTTCCGCCAGGAAGGGGGGGCGCCCCTCTTCCGGGCCCTGGCCCACCTGCAGCCCCGCCTGCCCGAGCTGGGGGCGGCCCTGACCCTCAAGGACCTCTCCCAGGTGCTCTACCCCCTGGCGGAGCGGGGAGGGGTACGGGGCTTCCCCTCCGCCGGGGAGGCCTACCCCCTGGAGGCCTACCTGGTGGTGCGCCGGGTGGAGGGGGTCTTCCCCGGGGTCTATCACTACTTCCCCAAGGAGCACCAGCTCTTCCAGCTCTCCTCCCGGGCCGAGGAGGGGGCCTGGTCCGAGGCCCTCATGGGCCTTTCCCTGGCCCAGGCGGCCGCCCTCCTGGTCCTCACCCTGCTGCCCGAGCGCAGCGAGGCCCTCTTCGGTCTCCGGGGCTACCGGTATGCTCTGTTGGAGGCGGGCTACGCCGCGGGCCTGGTCCTGCTTTCCGCCGTGGGCCAGGGGCTCTTCGCCTACCCGGCGGAGACCTTTTACGATGAGGGGGTGGCCCGCCTGCTGAGGCTGCCCGAAGGGGAATACCCTGGGGTGGTGGTGATTTTGGGGCGCTAG
- the glgC gene encoding glucose-1-phosphate adenylyltransferase: MVKVEVLAMILAGGQGSRLYPLTAKRAKPAVPFGAKYRIIDFVLNNFVNSGIYAIYVLTQFKAQSLTEHIQRYWRFGAFLDDHFILLVPAQMYRYEELGPVWYRGTADAIYQNLHLVHNHAPAAVAVFGGDHIFKMNVRHMVEYHYEKRADVTIAAYPVPVGEASRFGVLQVDPEWRITEFQEKPKDPNPIPGKPHLALASMGNYIFRTEALFELLEADAREEASSHDFGKDVIPKALKEGYRVFAYDFHRNPIPGQEGPNLYWRDVGTLDAYFEASMDLVKVIPEFDLFNPEWPLRTANLFSPPAKFVHETGERVGRALNSLLAGGVIVSGGTVRESVLFRRVRVNSYSLVERSVLFDDVEVGRYCRVRNAIVDKNVKIPPHTEIGYDLEADRARGFTVTLEGVVVVPKSYRF, encoded by the coding sequence ATGGTCAAGGTAGAGGTTCTGGCCATGATCCTAGCGGGAGGGCAGGGAAGCCGCCTCTACCCCCTCACCGCCAAGCGGGCCAAGCCCGCGGTGCCCTTCGGGGCCAAGTACCGCATCATCGACTTCGTCCTCAACAACTTCGTGAACTCCGGGATCTACGCCATCTACGTCCTCACCCAGTTCAAGGCCCAGTCCCTCACGGAGCACATCCAGCGCTACTGGCGCTTCGGGGCCTTTCTGGACGACCACTTCATCCTCCTGGTCCCCGCCCAGATGTACCGCTACGAGGAGCTCGGGCCCGTCTGGTACCGGGGCACCGCGGACGCCATCTACCAGAACCTCCACCTGGTGCACAACCACGCCCCCGCCGCGGTGGCCGTCTTCGGCGGGGACCACATCTTCAAGATGAACGTCCGCCACATGGTGGAGTACCACTACGAGAAGCGGGCGGACGTCACCATCGCCGCCTACCCGGTGCCCGTGGGGGAGGCCTCCCGCTTCGGCGTCCTGCAGGTGGACCCGGAGTGGCGCATCACCGAGTTTCAGGAAAAGCCCAAAGACCCCAACCCCATCCCGGGGAAGCCCCACCTGGCCCTGGCCTCCATGGGCAACTACATCTTCCGCACCGAGGCCCTCTTCGAGCTTCTGGAGGCGGACGCCCGGGAGGAGGCCAGCAGCCACGACTTCGGCAAGGACGTGATTCCCAAGGCCCTCAAGGAGGGCTACCGGGTCTTCGCCTACGACTTCCACCGCAACCCCATCCCCGGCCAGGAGGGCCCCAACCTCTACTGGCGGGATGTGGGCACCCTGGACGCCTACTTCGAGGCCAGCATGGATCTGGTCAAGGTCATCCCCGAGTTCGACCTCTTCAACCCCGAGTGGCCCTTAAGGACCGCCAACCTCTTCAGCCCCCCCGCCAAGTTCGTCCACGAGACCGGGGAAAGGGTGGGCCGGGCCCTCAACAGCCTCCTGGCAGGCGGGGTCATCGTGAGCGGGGGGACGGTGCGGGAGTCCGTCCTCTTCCGGCGGGTCCGGGTGAACTCCTACAGCCTGGTGGAGCGCTCGGTCCTCTTCGACGACGTGGAGGTGGGCCGCTACTGCCGCGTAAGGAACGCCATCGTGGACAAGAACGTGAAGATCCCCCCCCACACCGAGATCGGCTACGACCTGGAGGCCGACCGTGCCCGGGGCTTCACCGTGACCCTGGAAGGGGTGGTGGTGGTTCCCAAGAGCTACCGCTTCTAG
- a CDS encoding AAA family ATPase: MRVPPPHWFTPPVAPRPAPAFFGQERALRALEAAFRQGGHGYLVGPSGLGKRRRFLEYLQGRSFPKEELVYLPLGEEAFPLLLPQGRGRALLEGVEALLAEFTPGLFREQGFLYAKSLVEARHQTEAEELLKGLSREAQAQGFTLEEGEGGLRLAGQGRLPPELSARLEEAVLAYLDVRQKAEAEVAALRRGFAERFLLPKAQELKARFPEAGRYLDWLLESLLRVAALEEEVEPQRLLPHLLVEGGERVVYEPNPSPERLFGHLEYEVREGALATHLGLLRPGALHRATGGVLVLEAHRVWELGSYPLLKRSLATGQVEPLAPRPEVRGPRLQPAPLRAQVFLVGPPEVIAFLEEDEEFLELFPFRVEFGPEVPYTEENVAYLGGFLQAQGVALTPEGLAALADEARRLAGHRDRLDARLYRLLDLAKEALVLGSPLERATVERAVRVREERFGLEEELYLRELQEGVVALEVRGEGVGEVNGLVVLEGPLPRGRPVRITAQAGPGREGVLSIDREVGLGGQVFHKAVLTLAGYLRGAYAEVGALSATVSLVFEQSYGGIEGDSAGLAELLAVLSAIAGLPLRRDLAVTGAIDQTGRVLAVGRVAEKVEGFFRVCQTLGLTGTQGVVLPRANLPHLVLRREVVEAVAEGRFHLYAVERADEAIELLFARRAYWVHERVREALLRFRQLEDGEEKTAS; the protein is encoded by the coding sequence ATGCGGGTTCCCCCTCCCCACTGGTTCACCCCCCCCGTCGCCCCCAGGCCCGCCCCGGCCTTCTTCGGCCAGGAACGGGCCCTGAGGGCCCTGGAGGCCGCCTTCCGCCAGGGGGGGCATGGCTATCTGGTGGGCCCCAGCGGCCTGGGCAAGCGCAGGCGCTTCCTCGAGTACCTCCAAGGCCGCTCCTTTCCCAAGGAAGAGCTGGTCTACCTCCCCCTAGGGGAGGAGGCCTTCCCCCTCCTCCTCCCCCAGGGGCGGGGTCGCGCCCTCCTCGAGGGGGTGGAAGCCCTTCTCGCCGAGTTCACCCCGGGGCTTTTCCGGGAGCAGGGCTTCCTCTACGCCAAGAGCCTGGTGGAGGCCCGCCACCAGACGGAGGCGGAGGAGCTCCTCAAGGGGCTTTCCCGGGAGGCGCAGGCCCAGGGCTTTACCTTGGAGGAGGGGGAAGGGGGCCTTCGGCTTGCGGGCCAGGGCCGCCTGCCCCCGGAGCTCTCCGCGAGGCTGGAGGAGGCGGTCCTGGCCTACCTGGACGTGCGGCAGAAAGCCGAGGCCGAGGTGGCGGCCCTGAGGCGGGGTTTCGCGGAGCGCTTCCTCCTCCCCAAGGCCCAGGAGCTCAAGGCCCGCTTCCCCGAGGCCGGGCGCTACCTGGATTGGCTTCTGGAGAGCCTGCTGCGGGTCGCGGCCCTGGAGGAGGAGGTGGAGCCCCAGAGGCTCCTGCCCCACCTCCTCGTGGAGGGGGGGGAGCGGGTGGTCTACGAACCCAACCCCAGCCCGGAGAGGCTCTTCGGCCACCTGGAGTACGAGGTGCGGGAGGGGGCCCTGGCCACCCACCTGGGCCTCCTGCGCCCCGGGGCCCTGCACCGGGCCACGGGAGGGGTGCTGGTCCTGGAGGCCCACCGGGTCTGGGAGCTGGGGAGCTACCCCCTCCTGAAGCGGTCCCTGGCCACGGGCCAGGTGGAACCCCTGGCCCCCAGGCCCGAGGTGCGGGGGCCCCGCCTCCAGCCCGCCCCCCTCCGGGCCCAGGTCTTCCTGGTGGGGCCGCCCGAGGTGATCGCCTTCCTGGAGGAGGACGAGGAGTTTCTGGAGCTCTTCCCCTTCCGGGTGGAGTTTGGCCCGGAGGTGCCCTACACCGAGGAGAACGTGGCCTACCTCGGGGGGTTCCTGCAGGCCCAGGGGGTGGCCCTCACCCCCGAGGGCCTGGCGGCCCTGGCCGATGAGGCCCGGCGGCTCGCAGGGCACCGCGACCGCCTGGACGCCCGGCTCTACCGCCTCCTGGACCTGGCCAAGGAGGCCCTGGTCCTGGGCAGCCCCCTGGAGCGGGCCACGGTGGAGCGGGCGGTCCGGGTGCGGGAGGAGCGCTTCGGCCTCGAGGAGGAGCTCTACCTGCGGGAACTCCAGGAGGGGGTGGTGGCCCTCGAGGTCCGGGGGGAAGGGGTGGGGGAGGTGAACGGCCTGGTGGTCCTGGAGGGCCCCCTGCCCCGGGGGCGGCCGGTGCGCATCACCGCCCAGGCGGGCCCCGGGCGGGAGGGGGTCCTCTCCATCGACCGGGAGGTGGGCCTGGGGGGTCAGGTCTTCCACAAGGCGGTCCTAACCCTGGCGGGGTACCTGCGGGGGGCCTACGCGGAGGTGGGGGCCCTTTCCGCCACCGTGAGCCTGGTCTTCGAGCAGAGCTACGGGGGCATCGAGGGGGACTCGGCGGGGCTCGCCGAGCTCCTGGCGGTCCTCTCGGCCATCGCCGGCCTGCCCCTGAGGCGGGACCTGGCGGTCACCGGGGCCATCGACCAGACGGGGAGGGTCCTGGCCGTGGGCCGGGTGGCGGAGAAGGTGGAGGGGTTCTTCCGGGTCTGCCAGACCCTGGGCCTCACCGGCACCCAGGGGGTGGTCCTCCCCCGGGCCAACCTGCCCCACCTGGTCCTCCGCCGGGAGGTGGTGGAGGCGGTGGCCGAGGGGAGGTTCCACCTCTACGCGGTGGAGCGGGCGGACGAGGCCATCGAGCTCCTCTTCGCCCGGCGGGCCTACTGGGTGCACGAGCGGGTGCGGGAGGCCCTCCTGCGCTTCCGCCAGCTGGAGGACGGGGAGGAGAAAACGGCCTCCTAG
- a CDS encoding GGDEF domain-containing protein, translated as MARVREIMTKAPVTVNPWASVREAARLMARHRVGSLPVLLDGALLGVITSRDLRGVHPNRVVQDVLKGPPLCISPEASLLEARALMEEKGVERLLVVKEGRLLGLLTKRTLAFALGQRFDPLTGLPRADLLRDGLERCLGRGLDPTLVFADLDDFGKLNKRLGHTFGDRVLQAVAERFTAFARRHRGEAYRYGGDEFALLFPRLRQGLLPHLQALLDPPLVVEGVRVGLSLGVSGGRRRRRRPGNPRATADDLLRLASLASTLAKGRPERIALSEDVERASARAPGGAPAP; from the coding sequence ATGGCCCGGGTCCGGGAGATCATGACCAAGGCCCCCGTCACCGTGAACCCCTGGGCCAGCGTGCGCGAGGCCGCCCGCCTCATGGCCCGGCACCGGGTGGGCAGCCTGCCCGTGCTCCTGGACGGGGCCCTCCTGGGGGTGATCACCAGCCGGGACCTAAGGGGGGTCCACCCCAACCGGGTGGTCCAGGACGTGCTCAAAGGGCCTCCTCTCTGCATCTCCCCCGAGGCCAGCCTCCTCGAGGCCCGCGCCCTCATGGAGGAGAAGGGGGTGGAGCGGCTTCTGGTGGTCAAGGAGGGGCGGCTTTTAGGCCTCCTCACCAAGCGCACCCTGGCCTTTGCCCTGGGCCAGCGCTTCGATCCCCTCACGGGCCTGCCCCGGGCCGACCTCCTGCGGGACGGGCTGGAGCGCTGCCTGGGGCGGGGCCTGGACCCCACCCTGGTCTTCGCGGACCTGGACGATTTCGGCAAGCTGAACAAGCGCCTGGGCCACACCTTCGGCGACCGGGTGCTGCAGGCGGTGGCCGAGAGGTTCACCGCCTTCGCCCGCCGCCACCGGGGGGAGGCCTACCGCTACGGGGGGGACGAGTTCGCCCTCCTCTTCCCCCGGCTGCGCCAGGGCCTCCTGCCCCACCTGCAAGCCCTCCTGGACCCGCCCCTGGTGGTGGAGGGGGTACGGGTGGGCCTCTCCCTGGGGGTTTCCGGGGGAAGGCGGCGGAGGCGGCGGCCCGGCAACCCCCGGGCCACCGCCGACGACCTCCTCCGCCTGGCCAGCCTGGCCTCCACCCTGGCCAAGGGCCGCCCGGAGAGGATCGCTCTCTCCGAGGACGTGGAGCGGGCTAGCGCCCGGGCTCCAGGAGGAGCACCCGCTCCCTAG
- a CDS encoding penicillin acylase family protein encodes MKRFLRALAWLLGLGALAGALAYVTLRASLPQVEGRIPLRGLSAPVEVARDGRGVVRIRAQTLEDLFFAQGFVHAQERLWQMEFQRRVGQGRLAEVLGEAALPQDRFLRTWGFYRAAESAYERLYPEEKAAVDAYVAGVNAFLGSKAPLPPEFRLLGFRPEPWTGPDVLVWAKMMSFDLSGNWEEELLRHRLLARGISPGRLLELWPPYPEDLPALLEAEDLRLALSREEAPAALLRMAPPRFLEASNNWAVSGSRTVTGKPLLANDPHLGLQAPSLWFLMALEAPGYRVMGATLPGVPGVVIGRNERIAWALTNVGADVQDLYLLEDVEGQGYRHRGQVVPYRVREERIRVRGGGEVVLRVRETHYGPVITDALEDPPRTPMALRWVSLDEEDHILLAFLGVNRARNWQEFTDALRHYSAPSQNFLYADVEGNIGHIVPGRFPVRRPGHTGTVPVPGDGAWDWQGYREPEAWFRALNPEEGFLLTANHKVTPEGFPYPLTYDWAEPYRAERIRELLLGKEGLSLEDMKAIQLDQKSLLFRDFRPVLELLTPLSERGQAWRERLLAWDGTMGKDSQEALVFALWYTELTRLPAREVGEAFWDRPRYLLRALREGDRNCDQPETGYEESCLDFAALALERALERRGRLGAWGQAHRATFAHPVLTHTPLRRLADRAVPFGGDRYTVNVGPFDPETLRMTHGPSYRQLVDLADPEASRFVHPLGQGGHFLSPRYADLLPLWAEGGYLPMAFRAPRERVLLLEPGR; translated from the coding sequence ATGAAGCGTTTCCTGCGGGCCTTGGCCTGGCTCCTCGGCCTCGGCGCCCTGGCGGGAGCCCTGGCCTACGTCACCCTGCGGGCCTCCTTGCCCCAGGTGGAGGGGCGCATCCCCCTAAGGGGCCTTTCCGCCCCGGTGGAGGTGGCCCGGGACGGGCGGGGGGTGGTGCGGATCCGGGCCCAGACCCTCGAGGACCTCTTCTTCGCCCAGGGGTTCGTCCACGCCCAGGAAAGGCTCTGGCAGATGGAGTTCCAGCGGAGGGTGGGTCAGGGGCGGCTCGCGGAGGTCCTGGGGGAGGCAGCCCTTCCCCAGGACCGCTTCCTGCGCACCTGGGGCTTCTACCGGGCGGCGGAAAGCGCCTACGAGCGCCTCTACCCCGAGGAAAAGGCGGCGGTGGACGCCTACGTGGCCGGGGTGAACGCCTTCTTGGGGAGCAAAGCGCCCCTGCCCCCGGAGTTCCGCCTCCTCGGCTTCCGCCCCGAGCCCTGGACGGGGCCCGACGTCCTGGTCTGGGCCAAGATGATGAGCTTCGACCTTTCCGGGAACTGGGAGGAGGAGCTTCTCCGCCACCGCCTCCTCGCCCGGGGGATCAGCCCCGGGCGGCTTCTGGAGCTCTGGCCCCCCTACCCGGAGGACCTCCCCGCCCTCCTGGAGGCGGAGGACCTGCGCCTGGCCCTTTCCCGGGAGGAGGCCCCGGCGGCCCTCCTGCGGATGGCCCCGCCCCGCTTCCTGGAGGCCAGCAACAACTGGGCGGTCTCGGGAAGCCGCACCGTCACCGGCAAGCCCCTCCTGGCAAACGACCCCCACCTGGGCCTCCAGGCCCCCAGCCTCTGGTTCCTGATGGCCCTGGAGGCCCCCGGGTACCGGGTCATGGGGGCCACCCTGCCCGGGGTGCCCGGGGTGGTCATCGGCCGGAACGAGCGCATCGCCTGGGCGCTCACCAACGTGGGGGCGGATGTCCAGGACCTCTACCTCCTCGAGGACGTGGAGGGACAGGGGTACCGCCACCGGGGCCAGGTGGTGCCCTACCGGGTGCGGGAGGAGAGGATCCGGGTGCGGGGGGGCGGGGAGGTGGTCCTCCGGGTGCGGGAGACCCACTACGGCCCGGTGATCACCGACGCCCTGGAGGACCCCCCCAGGACCCCCATGGCCCTCCGCTGGGTGAGCCTGGACGAGGAGGACCACATCCTCTTGGCCTTTTTGGGGGTGAACCGGGCGCGAAACTGGCAGGAGTTCACGGACGCCCTAAGGCACTACTCCGCCCCCAGCCAGAACTTCCTCTACGCCGACGTGGAGGGCAACATCGGCCACATCGTCCCCGGGAGGTTCCCCGTCCGCCGCCCGGGGCACACGGGCACCGTGCCCGTGCCCGGGGACGGGGCGTGGGACTGGCAGGGCTACCGGGAGCCCGAGGCCTGGTTCCGGGCGCTGAACCCCGAGGAGGGCTTCCTCCTCACCGCCAACCACAAGGTGACCCCCGAGGGCTTCCCCTACCCCCTCACCTACGACTGGGCCGAGCCCTACCGGGCGGAGCGCATCCGCGAGCTCCTGCTGGGCAAGGAGGGGCTTTCCCTGGAGGACATGAAGGCCATCCAGCTGGACCAGAAGAGCCTCCTCTTCCGGGACTTCCGCCCCGTGCTGGAACTCCTCACCCCCCTTTCCGAGAGGGGCCAGGCCTGGCGCGAAAGGCTCCTCGCCTGGGACGGCACCATGGGCAAGGACTCCCAGGAGGCCCTGGTCTTCGCCCTCTGGTACACCGAGCTCACCCGCCTGCCCGCCCGGGAGGTGGGGGAGGCCTTCTGGGACCGGCCCCGCTACCTGCTGAGGGCCCTCAGGGAGGGGGACCGGAACTGCGACCAGCCGGAGACGGGATACGAGGAGAGCTGCCTGGACTTCGCCGCCTTGGCCCTGGAAAGGGCCCTGGAGCGCCGGGGGCGGCTAGGGGCCTGGGGCCAGGCGCACCGGGCCACCTTTGCCCACCCCGTCCTCACCCACACCCCCTTAAGGCGCCTTGCGGACCGGGCGGTGCCCTTCGGGGGGGACCGGTACACGGTGAACGTGGGGCCCTTCGACCCCGAGACCCTCCGGATGACCCACGGGCCCAGCTACCGCCAGCTCGTGGACCTCGCGGACCCCGAGGCCTCCCGCTTCGTCCACCCCCTGGGCCAGGGGGGGCACTTCCTCTCCCCCCGCTACGCCGACCTCCTGCCCCTGTGGGCGGAGGGCGGGTACCTGCCCATGGCCTTCCGGGCCCCTAGGGAGCGGGTGCTCCTCCTGGAGCCCGGGCGCTAG
- a CDS encoding CDGSH iron-sulfur domain-containing protein encodes MRLEFLENGPIRVEGGRFRVRVGEKEEVLERPRVFLCRCGASGNKPFCDGAHKRIGFQAPGGVLEVEGG; translated from the coding sequence ATGCGGCTGGAGTTCCTGGAGAACGGTCCCATCCGGGTGGAGGGCGGGCGCTTCCGGGTGCGGGTGGGGGAGAAGGAAGAGGTCCTGGAACGGCCCCGGGTCTTCCTCTGCCGCTGCGGGGCCTCGGGGAACAAGCCCTTCTGCGACGGCGCCCACAAGCGCATCGGCTTTCAGGCCCCGGGTGGGGTGCTGGAGGTGGAGGGGGGCTGA